CTAGTCTTAATCCCACCTTCCATACCTATCCCTCTTCCGTTATCCCTCCCTTCCCCGATCCCGGACAGTGTTTGGGTCCTTGACTTCCAGGTACCCCCTTTTGTAATACCTGTTCTTGCCTCTGCCCCAATTTATGTCTCTGACCTGTTCCCCTTGGCCTATGACCTTTTCTCTGCCAGGTGTCCCGATTTCTTCATACCTACTCAGCTGCTACTCAGGACCTTCAAGCTAAGGAGCTTCATCAGCTGCAGAACCTCTTCTCCAAGGCCTCTGCTGACTACCAGTGGCTTCTCCAGAGCCCCAAGGGGGCTGAGGCGACACTGCCGACTGTGATTGCTGAGCTGCAGCAGTTCCTACGGGGAGCTCGGGCCATGTGCATCGAGTCTTGGGCTCGTTTCTCTCTGGTCCGCATGGCGGGGGGTGCTGCGCTCTTGGCTGCTTCCTGCTTTATCTGCCTACTGGCATCTCAGTGGGCAATATCCCCAGGCTTTCCATTCCGTCCTCTACTCCTGATACCTGTGGCCTGGGGCCTGGTTGGGGCCATAGCGTATGCTGGACTCCTGGGAACTATTGAGCTGAAGCTAGATCTCGTGCTTCTAGGggctgtggctgcagtgagctcctTCCTGCCTTTTCTGTGGAAAGCCTGGGCCGGCTGGGGGTCCAAGAGGCCCTTGGCAACCCTGTTTCCCTTCCCTGGGCCCGTCCTGTTACTCCTGCTGTTTCGCTTGGCTGTGTTCTTCTCTGATAGTTTTGTTGTAGCTGAGGCCAGGGCCACCCCCTTCCTTTTGGGCTCATTCGTCCTGCTCCTGGTTGTCCAGCTTCACTGGGAGGGCCAGCTGCTTCCACCTAAGCTGCTCACAATGCCCCGACTTGGCACTTCAGCCACAACAAACCCCCCACGGCACAATGGTGCATATGCCCTGAGACTTGGAATTGGGTTGCTTTTATGTACAAGGCTAGCTGGGCTTTTTCATCGTTGCCCTGAAGAGACACCTGTTTGCCACTCCTCTCCCTGGCTGAGTCCTCTGGCATCCATGGTGGGTGGTCGAGCCAAGAATTTGTGGTATGGAACTTGTGTGGCGGCGCTGGTGGCCCTGTTAGCTGCCGTGCGCTTGTGGCTTCGCCGCTATGGTAATCTCAAGAGCCCCGAGCCACCCATGCTCTTTGTGCGCTGGGGACTGCCCCTAATGGCATTGGGTACTGCTGCCTACTGGGCATTGGCGTCGGGGGCAGATGAGGCTCCCCCCCGTCTCCGGGCCTTGGTCTCTGGGGCATCCATGGTGCTGCCTCGGGCTGTAGCAGGGCTGGCTGCTTCAGGGCTTGCGCTGCTGCTCTGGAAGCCTGTGACGGTGCTGGTGAAGGCTGGGGCAGGCGCTCCAAGGACCAGGACTGTCCTCACTCCCTTCTCAGGCCCCCCCACTTCTCAAGCTGACCTGGATTATGTGGTCCCTCAAATCTACCGACACATGCAGGAGGAGTTCCGGGGCCGGCTAGAGAGGACCAAATCTCAGGGTCCCCTGACTGTGGCTGCTTATCAGTTGGGTAGTGTCTACTCAGCTGCTATGGTCACAGCCCTCACCCTGTTGGCCTTCCCACTTCTGCTGTTGCATGCGGAGCGCATCAGCCTTGTGTTCCTGCTTCTGTTTCTGCAGAGCTTCCTTCTCCTACATCTGCTTGCTGCTGGGATACCCATCACCACCCCTGGTAAATATCTCAGCTCTGATTCACCTAAAGACAATAGTGATGGGAGTTCGGCTTCTCTTGTTTTCAAGGAGGTGTTGCTCCTCATGTTCCTGAGCTTgacagagggtcccatgccccaCACAGCTAGGAAGGTCTTCTTGGTGTCCTCTCTCTTACCTGCAATAGCCAAGCAAATTGATCCCTCCTGTTGGTTCCCAGGGTTCATGGAGAGGGGAGACAAGGAGTCCTCTAAGACTCCTTGTGGAAATGCTGCATCCTCATGAGCACATTTCTTGATTTTCCAGTGATGGAAGTAGTAAATTGTGAATATATGATGGCACAGTGAGCTGTATGTGTTTGAGAGAAAGAGATTGGCCACAGCAGGATTCACATAAGCCTGATGGTGCTTTTGTACCACAAAGAGAATTAGAATAACAGAATGTTGACTGTAAGGAGGTTGGGCTGATGGGCATGTGAGTGTGTATGAGAATTGATACTGAAGTAGTAGGAGTATATGATTGTGGAGCAGTAGCCTATGGATTAGGGATTAAGAAGTGACTGTAAGTGGCGTATCTTTTCTTCCAGGTCCTTTTACTGTGCCATGGCAGGCAGTCTCGGCTTGGGCCCTCATGGCCACACAGACCTTCTACTCCACAGGCCACCAGCCTGTCTTTCCAGCCATCCATTGGCATGCAGCCTTTGTGGGATTCCCAGAGGGTCATGGCTCCTGTACTTGGCTGCCTGCTTTGCTAGTGGGAGCCAACACCTTTGCCTCCCATCTCCTCTTTGCAGGTACCCCCTCCTTCTTCACTTGCTTCCATTGTTTACTCTGGctttgtggaaagaaaggaaacccCTGGATTTGAATGGAGAGATGTGGGTTTGTTGGATCTTTGGCACCCCTTGGCCTAGGCTAATTGGAACCTGAGCCAGCCAGGGTGGCCTATTGATTCCAGCCATACCCTCTCCCGAGGCAGTAGGTTGCCCACTGCTCCTCCTCTGGCCTTTCCTGTGTGAGAGTCAAGGGCTGCGGAAGAGACAGCAGCCCCCAGGGAATGAAGCCGATGGCAGAGTCAGacctgaggaggaagaggagccacTGATGGAGATGCGGCTCCGGGATGCGCCTCACCACTTCCATGCAGCGCTGCTGCAGCTGGGCCTCAAGTACCTCTTTATCCTTGGTATTCAGGTGGGTGTAGGAGAGAGATCAGGGAGTTGGTGTTTTTTCTCCACATGTGCATCACTTTCTTTCAGACCTTCAAAACCGTGGGAGAGAGCCTTGACTGAGGTACACATAAGTGAAGTGGCTGCCCAAGCCCAGTGGCCTCAAATGGCAGCTCTGAGACTTGAACCTGGGTCTCCTTAATCCTAGTCCTGGATCATTTCCCCTCTGCAGCCTAGATCTGGACCCTGCTAGTTGCATTTGAGAATTACTCTATCAGTGGACAGACTGGAAAAACTGAGGTGATAGCCAGGATTTTCTTCCCAAACTGTGTTCATGgatcctcttcctttcctccagaGGCAGATGTGGCACTgatatcttcctccatcctggGGGCAGAGCCTGAGTGTTAGCATTACAGATGGataatgacttgcccaaagtcacatagtgaGTCAGTGCTTGCGGCAGGACAGGAAGTAGGTCTCCTAACTCCTAGCCCAGGACATGCAATATTTTTTCCACTGACATGCACTATTCTCCTGCTTCCATTTTTTACAGGGGCCTGTAGAAACTCTCCCTTTGCcctgcttcctcctctccttcacaAGTAACGTGGCCCCTCCTCTCCTCTAGATTCTGGCCTGTGCCTTGGCAGCCTCCATCCTTCGCAGGCATCTCATGGTCTGGAAAGTGTTTGCCCCTAAGTGAGTAGACTTGCTTGAGAAGTagaggtggtggggagggagaaacTTGGAACAAAGTATGAAGATCCTAAACATCCAGGATGGCCAAGGTTTTGCCTCTACAGGGAAAAGGCAGTAGACCTACTCTGTTCCCTGAGATTCTCCACCTTTCTTTGCAGGTTCATTTTTGAGGCTGTGGGCTTCATTGTGAGCAGCGTGGGACTTCTCCTGGGCATAGCTTTGGTGATGAGAGTGGATGGTGCTGTGAGCTCCTGGTTCAGGCAGCTATTTCTGGCCCAGCAGAGGTAACCTAGGCTGTGGTTACTGGCACATGGCTACAGGGAGTGCTGGAGAACAGTGTAGCCTGGCCTGTACAGGTACTGGATGATCTGCAAGACAGGCTCAGCCATACCTCTTACTACCATGCAGCCAGGGGCTGCTGACTTCTAGGACTTCATTATTGTGTAATTCAGGACCACAGTGGAGTATGATCCCTAACTCCTGATTTGGATGTATCTGAGGGACAAAGGGGGTGGTCTCTGAAGTggaataaaataggctgggcatggtggcttgcacctgtaatcccggcactttgggaggcagaggcaggaggattgcttggtcccaggagttcaagaccagcctgtggaacataacaagaccccatctctactatttaaaaaaaagtggaataaaatgataatataattATGTGTGTCTGAGATGTGGGGGAGCCCCACTGTTCTATAGGTGTTGTGAGGAGGATCAGTCTCTCCTGCCACCAGGCACAGATGAGATCAGTCATCTTAGGCAAGAGGCTGCACCTGAGAACCTTTATGAAGTGGTTGGAGTTGTCTGAATTCACTGCCTCCACCTCTTCCCAAATCAATCCTATTATCCCACCGCTATTTTCCTTTGCCTTGCAACACATTTTGTTAAGTTCCTGTTCTTTGATAAAGAGAGAAGACTGAGAAGACAAGCCCAGGCATCATGCAGCATCGACTTTAACTGTCTGAAGCCCCAAATAGTTCTATGCCCTCGCTCCACTGGGCCTTTTCACTATAGAACGCCCTTTGCCCTTCCCTTCTGTGGAAGCCTCCCTTGTTTCCCAACCTGTGCCACTCTTTATCAGATCTACATGCCCATCTTATGTAGCATTCCACCTTGTCCCATTCATTATTCCTGACTTGAAGCCAAAATTGTGTGAATCCACTGGTTCTCTTCTCGTGTATGTTTTGTGCCCTCTGTTCACCCCAGCACTCCTGTCATGTTTGAAATGCTGGCATGAAATCCTCCTAGAGATGTCCATCAAAAGAGTTGGGAAGAGGCCCTGGAGAGAAGCATCAGGACTGGGATTTGAGGTTTGACAGTACCTAGAacaagaggagctgataccactGAAAAACAGAACAGATGTTAAAACCATGAGATAGCACCTACTTTTAGCTGGCACAAAGTAGAGAAGCTGAGTAGTAGTGGTTGTGAAGTATAAACGTTCACTGCTGTGGTAGGTAGCTAAGGGaagaattgaaattatttttattgttatcattttaaagacagatttttgctctgttgcccaggctggaggacagtggtgcaatcatagctccctgtagtttcaaactcctgggctcaagtgatccatctcagcctcctcggTATCTgggaccatgcctggctaatttttaaatttctgtacagacagtcttgctacattgcccaggctgtttgtgaactcctggcctcaagcgatccttccaccttggcctctcaaagcactaggattacaggtgtgagccatagcacctggctAAGTTCAAATTATTAATGGCCAGTGGTCCCTAGTGTTACAGATGCCAAACAGTAAGATGATGAAAAGTATGTTTCACTGGGCGTGGTgccttgtgcctgtaatcccagcactttgggaagccaaggcaggtggatcacctgaggtcaggagtttgagaccagcctggccaacatggcgaaaccccatctctactaaaaatacaaaaattagctgggtgtggtggtgtgcacctgtaattccagctactcaggaggctgaggcaggagaatcacttgaacctgggaggcagaggttacagtgagccaagatcacactactgcactgcagcctgggtgacagagccagactctctctctcaaaaaaaaggataagttgTTGTTAACCATGgtagaaagaggtttaataatGCAAGGGGGTGAAGTTGGCCCCAGCTGGCCTGTAAGATGAATTAGAAAAACGCCTCTCCCCAAGTCTGGTGGACACAACTCCCAAGCATAGTTCGGTGAGCAAATAGTGTCTTTgtgagaaagggggaaaaaaaaaaaaaaaaaaaaaacctttcctcCATCCCTAGCACCCATGGAAGGATTTTAGGCCCTAGTCCCTCCACTTCTCAGCCAGGTACCCTGCACTTTTTGCAGTAGCCTCCTTGCTGGGAGCCTAAGGCTAATTTGCTGATCTGCCAACCACTGTCTATTCTTTCTCCTGGTATATCTATAAGATTCTATTAGATAAAGACATTAGTACATTGATTTacactattaaaaattatttctagccaggcactgtggcatgtccctatagtgccagctacttgggaggcagaggtgggaggatcacttgaggatagcaagactctgtctccacaaaaataaaaaaattagccaggcgtagtcccagctatgtaggaggctgaggtggatcacttgagcccaggagtttgaggctgtagtgccCAATGAACGCACCTGtgagtagccactgcactccagcctgggcaacatagaccctgtctctcttaaaaagaaaaattatttcttatcccTCCCTTTTTCTTGAAATCAGAGTCCATTCCACACTAActcaatgattcttttttttttttttttttttttttttgagatggagtcttgctctttcatccaggccagagtgccgtggcacgatcttggctcactgcaagttcctcctcctgggttcacgctattctcctgcctcagcctcctgagtagctgggactacaggcacccgccaccgcgcccggctaattttttttttttgtatttttagtagagacggggtttcactgtgttagccaggatggtctcgatctcctgacctcgtgatccgcccgccttggcctcccaaagtgctgggactacaggcgtgagccactgcgcccggccttttttttctttaattttttgtagagatggggtcttgctgtcttgcctaggctggtcttgaactcctggcctcaagccatcctcctgcctcaacctcctaaagtgttgagattacaaagccactgcacccagccctgattattttttaaaaaagctttattgaaatacagtttaccataaaatttacccatgTAAGGTGTAAGATTTAATGGTTTTTGTGTATTTACAGAATTGTACAGCTATCACCagaatcaattttagaacattttcaccaaCCCCAAAAGAAAATCTACTGTTTAGATATCACCCTCCAatcctccccaacccctggctagcactaatctgctttctgtttctctatATATTTGCCCATTTTGGATATTTCACAGAAATGGGATCAtaataatatgtggtcttttgtgactggcatctTCCAGTTAGcctaatgttttccagtttcatctatatAGCAGCACACAGCAgtacttcattgtttttcttttttaaaattgaagtaaaattcatataaaattcaccattttaaagtgtataatttagtGGCCATTAGTACATTCACAACGTTATACAATTATCATCACTATcaattccagaatgttttcattaccccaaaaagaaaccctgtacccttAAGCAGtcattccttctcttctccccctTAACTCCTGGTACCactgatttgttttctgtctctatagatttgcctgttctggacatttcatataaatgggctCATACAGTAGTGCCTTTTTCTGTCTTATCTTCCTTTACTAAGCCTAATGTTTTCAGAGTTCATCTACGTTGTAGCACGTATTGgtacttcattcctctttatggccaaataatactccattgcatgggtataccacagtttgtttatccattcatccattgatagccATTTGGGGTTACACATTTTGGTTATTAtgtaatgctgctataaacatttgtgtataagtttttgtttggacatatgttttaatttctcttgagtGTATACCTAGCTGTGCACTGAGCAACTACTGGGTCATAGGTAACTCTGTTTAAtcttttaaggaactgccagtttgttttccaaagttgctATATCGTTTTACAGTCCTACCAGAAGTATACATGGGTAacgatttctccacatccatgtcaacacttgttatcatcTGTCTTTGATTCtaaccatcctagtgggtgtgaagtaatatctcatcgtggttttggtgtgcatttccttaatgattagtgatgctgagctgagcatcttttcttgtgcttattggagaaatgtccattcagattctttgactatttttaattggattattgttattattattatttttggaccagggtcttgctctgtcacccaggctatagtgcagtggtgtgatcatggctcactgaagccacaacctcctgggttcaagcaatcctcctgtctcagcttcctgagtaactgggactacaggtgtgcaccaccatggctgactaattttttatttttttgtagagacagggccccactatgttgcccaggctggtcttgaactcctgggctcaggcaatcctcctgattcagcctcccaaagtgcttggattacaggcataagccactgtgcctggccagcattctTTATACATGCTAGATACAGGTCCCTTAACagatatatgatatgatatatgatttacaaatgatatatgatttacaaatattttctccactctgtgggttgtcttttaattttcttgataaTATCCTTGAATgcacaaaaattcttttttttttttttttttgagacggagtctcgctgtgtcaccaggc
The nucleotide sequence above comes from Nomascus leucogenys isolate Asia chromosome 8, Asia_NLE_v1, whole genome shotgun sequence. Encoded proteins:
- the PIGO gene encoding GPI ethanolamine phosphate transferase 3 isoform X1 produces the protein MQKASVLLFLAWVCFLFYAGIALFTSGFLLTRLELTNHSSCQEPPGPGSLPWGSQGKPGACWMASRFSRVVLVLIDALRFDFAQPQHSHVPGEPLVSLPFLGKLSSLQRILEIQPHHARLYRSQVDPPTTTMQRLKALTTGSLPTFIDAGSNFASHAIVEDNLIKQLTSAGRRVVFMGDDTWKDLFPGAFSKAFFFPSFNVRDLDTVDNGILEHLYPTMDSGEWDVLIAHFLGVDHCGHKHGPHHPEMAKKLSQMDQVIQGLVERLENDTLLVVAGDHGMTTNGDHGGDSELEVSAALFLYSPTALFPSTPPEEPDVIPQVSLVPTLALLLGLPIPFGNIGEVMTELFSGGEDSQPHSSALAQASALHLNARQVSRFLHTYSAATQDLQAKELHQLQNLFSKASADYQWLLQSPKGAEATLPTVIAELQQFLRGARAMCIESWARFSLVRMAGGAALLAASCFICLLASQWAISPGFPFRPLLLIPVAWGLVGAIAYAGLLGTIELKLDLVLLGAVAAVSSFLPFLWKAWAGWGSKRPLATLFPFPGPVLLLLLFRLAVFFSDSFVVAEARATPFLLGSFVLLLVVQLHWEGQLLPPKLLTMPRLGTSATTNPPRHNGAYALRLGIGLLLCTRLAGLFHRCPEETPVCHSSPWLSPLASMVGGRAKNLWYGTCVAALVALLAAVRLWLRRYGNLKSPEPPMLFVRWGLPLMALGTAAYWALASGADEAPPRLRALVSGASMVLPRAVAGLAASGLALLLWKPVTVLVKAGAGAPRTRTVLTPFSGPPTSQADLDYVVPQIYRHMQEEFRGRLERTKSQGPLTVAAYQLGSVYSAAMVTALTLLAFPLLLLHAERISLVFLLLFLQSFLLLHLLAAGIPITTPGPFTVPWQAVSAWALMATQTFYSTGHQPVFPAIHWHAAFVGFPEGHGSCTWLPALLVGANTFASHLLFAVGCPLLLLWPFLCESQGLRKRQQPPGNEADGRVRPEEEEEPLMEMRLRDAPHHFHAALLQLGLKYLFILGIQILACALAASILRRHLMVWKVFAPKFIFEAVGFIVSSVGLLLGIALVMRVDGAVSSWFRQLFLAQQR